The proteins below are encoded in one region of Planctopirus limnophila DSM 3776:
- a CDS encoding HAD family hydrolase has protein sequence MLKWIFFDIGNVLFNDDQQAFFGYLSLFEALRETNPQQTFSELMSAREAEAKRGQQWIISRLAKSRLTPERYSTWSQYVSNELRNRYDEFHLLNPHAFEMLQELRAQYRLGIIANQTTACRPSLERRELMEYFDLIGISDELGCSKPDRQIFEWALNEAGCHPGESLMIGDRVDNDMLPASELGMQGLLVHWSSFERKLWQPQDRLAREFLASCTNVPLFPHGLVDFDRYPCVNNLGEIPEKIAEMEQSV, from the coding sequence ATGCTGAAATGGATTTTCTTCGACATTGGAAATGTCCTTTTCAATGACGATCAGCAGGCTTTTTTTGGCTATTTGTCATTGTTTGAGGCCTTGCGGGAAACCAATCCTCAGCAGACATTCAGCGAGTTAATGTCGGCCCGTGAAGCCGAAGCGAAGCGTGGCCAGCAATGGATCATCTCACGTCTCGCAAAGTCCCGCCTCACTCCTGAGCGCTACTCGACCTGGAGTCAGTATGTTTCGAACGAGCTGAGAAATCGCTACGACGAATTTCATCTGCTCAACCCGCATGCCTTCGAGATGTTGCAGGAATTGCGTGCTCAGTACAGGCTGGGAATCATTGCGAACCAGACGACAGCCTGCCGGCCCTCTCTCGAACGGCGCGAATTGATGGAGTATTTCGATCTGATTGGTATCAGTGATGAACTGGGATGCTCCAAGCCTGATCGCCAGATCTTTGAGTGGGCATTAAATGAAGCTGGTTGTCATCCGGGCGAATCTCTCATGATTGGTGATCGAGTCGATAACGACATGCTTCCTGCCAGTGAACTGGGGATGCAGGGACTCCTGGTTCACTGGAGTTCATTCGAGCGAAAGCTCTGGCAGCCACAGGATCGACTCGCCCGGGAGTTTCTGGCATCATGCACAAATGTGCCATTGTTCCCGCATGGACTGGTTGATTTTGATCGATACCCTTGTGTGAACAATCTCGGCGAGATTCCCGAGAAGATCGCTGAAATGGAGCAATCTGTCTGA
- a CDS encoding YifB family Mg chelatase-like AAA ATPase has translation MLARLMTYSLLGIDAVAIDVEVDISPGALPKTTLVGLAEAAVRESTHRIERALVNSGYQRPVDHTVINLSPADLPKDAASFDLPIALGMLVASGQLESDLLQEFDAVGELALDGSLRPVKGVLSMALSCRQKGRRGLIVPAANVQEAAVVEGIQVIPAGSLTEAAGFLTGHLTIEPAPFSWTKAQQEYGQYTVDYADVKGQESAKRAVVVAAAGGHHLLMIGSPGTGKTLLASRLATILPPLSPDESLETTRVYSSVGRLQPGQPLLMNRPFRTPHHTISEAGLVGGGSVPTPGELSLSHHGVLFLDELPEFNRKTLEVLRQPLEEGRVTISRALASLTFPASIMLVAAMNPCPCGYRGDPRKQCNCTPIQVERYLGKISGPLLDRLDIHIEVPPVPFRDLSDAQPGTSSDQMRSQVISAREIQQERAKQGGQPLNARLAPQQLRKFCKLKKDAEQLLQHAMESMGLSARAHDKLLRISRTIADLEGTAQIEAHHLSEAINYRALDRTYWR, from the coding sequence ATGTTGGCACGGCTGATGACTTACTCCCTCCTGGGGATTGATGCCGTTGCTATTGATGTCGAAGTCGATATTTCTCCGGGGGCCCTTCCCAAAACGACTCTGGTTGGTCTGGCGGAGGCGGCGGTTCGCGAGAGCACCCATCGGATTGAGCGGGCACTGGTCAACAGTGGATACCAGCGGCCTGTCGACCATACTGTGATCAATCTTTCGCCGGCTGATCTCCCGAAAGATGCGGCTTCGTTTGATCTTCCTATTGCTTTAGGAATGCTTGTCGCTAGTGGGCAATTGGAGTCTGACCTGCTGCAAGAGTTTGACGCTGTGGGCGAACTGGCGCTGGATGGATCGTTACGTCCCGTCAAAGGTGTGCTGTCAATGGCACTTAGCTGTCGCCAGAAAGGGCGCCGAGGTTTGATTGTCCCAGCCGCCAATGTTCAGGAAGCGGCTGTAGTCGAAGGGATCCAGGTGATTCCTGCGGGATCACTGACAGAAGCTGCGGGATTTCTCACGGGACATCTGACGATCGAACCAGCCCCATTTTCATGGACGAAGGCCCAGCAGGAATATGGCCAATACACGGTTGATTACGCGGATGTCAAAGGGCAGGAAAGTGCCAAGCGAGCGGTCGTGGTCGCTGCTGCCGGCGGGCACCATCTGCTCATGATTGGCAGCCCAGGAACAGGTAAAACTCTTCTGGCATCGCGGCTGGCGACGATTTTGCCACCACTATCCCCCGATGAAAGTCTTGAAACAACAAGGGTTTACAGTTCGGTCGGCCGCCTGCAACCCGGACAACCTCTCTTGATGAATCGCCCCTTTCGCACGCCGCACCACACCATCAGTGAAGCGGGGTTGGTGGGTGGCGGGAGCGTGCCGACTCCGGGTGAACTCTCGTTATCACATCATGGAGTGCTCTTCCTCGATGAACTTCCAGAGTTCAATCGAAAGACACTCGAGGTCCTCCGTCAGCCACTGGAAGAAGGGCGGGTGACAATCTCGCGTGCCTTAGCCAGCCTGACGTTCCCAGCCAGCATTATGCTGGTGGCGGCCATGAATCCCTGCCCGTGTGGTTATCGGGGCGACCCTCGGAAGCAGTGCAATTGCACTCCCATTCAGGTCGAACGATATCTCGGAAAGATCAGCGGCCCACTTCTCGATCGGCTCGATATCCATATTGAAGTGCCCCCCGTTCCCTTTCGCGATCTTTCGGATGCTCAGCCCGGAACATCCAGCGACCAGATGCGCTCGCAGGTCATTTCTGCCAGAGAAATTCAGCAGGAAAGGGCAAAACAAGGGGGGCAGCCCCTGAATGCCCGGCTCGCACCTCAACAGCTCAGGAAGTTCTGCAAGCTCAAAAAAGATGCCGAGCAACTACTGCAACATGCCATGGAATCGATGGGCCTCTCGGCCAGAGCCCACGATAAACTGCTGCGCATCAGCCGGACCATTGCCGATCTGGAAGGGACTGCACAAATCGAAGCTCATCATCTTTCCGAAGCCATTAACTACCGCGCGTTGGATCGCACCTACTGGCGATAA
- a CDS encoding DUF1559 domain-containing protein: protein MSRRRRGFTLIELLVVIAIIAILIALLLPAVQQAREAARRTQCRNNLKQLGLALHNYHDVFGTFVYRKGGTGAYGATPQQNSGRRSGLVSLLPYIDQSPLYNRIEAGDLAGTSYGGTAVAPGGPHGWASWSTWNVSIPGFQCPSDAYATPVSTHNYMFSVGDTIQDPNNTGTSNHDLQNVNGLFANRRCLGVRDITDGTSNTIAMSERCRANFGLATNSNRLVVEGQAMNKTGLQANPLQCRSIATNGRYNAAEEVKGYSGTRWTDGQIERCGFHTVLPPNSPSCAEGNNGNADSPVSVITPTSRHTGGVHALMADGAVRFISDNIDTGNLATGSTIGGPSPYGVWGALGTRAGGETTGNF, encoded by the coding sequence ATGTCACGTCGACGTCGGGGCTTTACGCTCATTGAATTGCTGGTTGTTATTGCCATTATTGCCATTTTGATTGCCTTGCTGCTCCCGGCAGTTCAACAGGCGCGCGAGGCCGCTCGCAGAACTCAATGCCGCAACAATCTGAAGCAATTAGGGTTAGCGCTTCACAATTACCATGATGTCTTTGGCACATTTGTCTACCGCAAGGGTGGGACAGGTGCCTATGGAGCAACCCCACAGCAGAATTCTGGTCGCCGGAGTGGGTTGGTCAGCCTGTTGCCCTACATCGATCAGTCACCGCTTTACAACCGTATTGAGGCGGGTGACCTGGCTGGCACCAGTTACGGTGGCACTGCTGTCGCTCCTGGCGGCCCTCATGGCTGGGCTAGCTGGTCAACCTGGAATGTTTCGATTCCCGGTTTCCAATGCCCCTCCGATGCCTACGCAACTCCTGTGAGCACTCACAACTACATGTTTTCTGTGGGCGACACGATTCAGGATCCCAACAACACGGGCACATCGAACCATGATCTGCAGAACGTCAATGGCCTGTTCGCTAACCGTCGCTGCCTGGGTGTGCGTGATATTACCGATGGTACCAGCAACACCATTGCCATGAGCGAGCGTTGCCGGGCGAACTTCGGGTTGGCCACCAACAGCAACCGTCTGGTCGTCGAGGGTCAGGCAATGAACAAAACCGGCTTGCAGGCCAATCCTTTGCAGTGCCGCAGCATCGCGACCAATGGCCGTTACAATGCTGCTGAAGAGGTTAAAGGATATTCGGGAACTCGTTGGACTGACGGCCAGATCGAACGATGCGGCTTTCATACAGTATTGCCACCCAACTCTCCCTCTTGTGCCGAAGGGAACAATGGCAACGCTGATTCTCCCGTGAGTGTCATTACTCCCACCAGCCGACATACCGGCGGTGTCCATGCTCTGATGGCAGACGGTGCTGTTCGCTTTATCAGTGACAACATCGACACAGGGAATCTGGCAACCGGATCGACAATCGGCGGCCCCAGTCCTTATGGCGTCTGGGGTGCCTTGGGAACACGCGCCGGCGGCGAAACAACTGGTAATTTCTAA
- a CDS encoding HTTM domain-containing protein: protein MSQLSHDSAIVNSTRSISELLRQQKEQLNEFFFAKESPIGVALTRIVICATVFIVMLDRWKYVREIYSTDGAPAQISVNFGFGELFPVFSGSVVAALFAIMLFALLTAMVGWKTRLSLIVANLLFIYFCNIDYVTTLTKYSVIATHILLLLTLSRCGDVFSVDAWLKRTAPANPWLGRTIEDLPQGYAWPRRCIQIMIGTVYFGAAITKIHTPTFFSGDQLQWWMLTELNYEHPVGAFISMYPAVIVVMCYIAVIWEIMFIVLAWRGVPRMIFLTLGVIFHAATFFTLGLLSFPPVCFACYLAFMNDNDARWLASHGRWIMRKFHLRNWIAPLNATAAIKAFSIQSPQVQTSPATGYARVVRQTGLWGACCACLALMGVATEYQVDRYGVRRPEGPMVLEPMDQAVAKKFLSPAPKFREVDKFFAIDVGTLLVADQLAIRKQYYQIGETMIVQCQLLPPHEDMYLECLILNEEGQIEGVQELVATREMNRANFNWPLCENVQSGRHQIVIRSAGQEIARRTFFVNGETCDVKK, encoded by the coding sequence ATGTCCCAGCTTTCCCATGACAGTGCGATCGTTAACAGCACACGTTCGATCAGTGAACTTCTTCGGCAACAGAAGGAGCAGTTGAATGAGTTCTTCTTTGCCAAAGAATCGCCAATTGGCGTGGCACTGACGAGAATCGTCATCTGTGCCACAGTTTTCATCGTCATGCTCGATCGATGGAAGTACGTTCGCGAGATCTACTCAACGGATGGTGCTCCTGCGCAGATCAGTGTGAACTTCGGATTTGGAGAACTCTTTCCTGTTTTTTCAGGGAGTGTGGTTGCAGCGCTCTTTGCCATCATGCTCTTTGCCCTGCTGACGGCCATGGTGGGATGGAAGACCCGCCTGTCGCTGATTGTCGCCAATCTGCTGTTCATCTATTTCTGCAATATCGACTACGTCACAACCTTGACCAAGTATTCGGTCATTGCAACCCATATCCTGCTGCTACTCACGCTTTCCCGTTGTGGTGATGTTTTCTCTGTCGATGCGTGGCTCAAACGCACTGCACCAGCGAACCCCTGGCTGGGCCGGACCATTGAAGATCTCCCTCAAGGTTACGCCTGGCCCAGACGCTGCATCCAAATCATGATTGGTACGGTCTACTTTGGTGCCGCCATTACCAAAATTCACACGCCGACATTTTTCTCTGGTGATCAACTCCAGTGGTGGATGTTGACCGAACTCAATTATGAGCATCCGGTCGGTGCCTTCATCAGCATGTATCCGGCTGTCATTGTCGTGATGTGCTACATTGCGGTGATCTGGGAAATCATGTTCATCGTGCTGGCGTGGCGTGGTGTCCCGCGGATGATTTTCCTGACGCTGGGCGTAATCTTCCATGCGGCCACATTCTTCACGCTGGGACTGCTTTCCTTCCCGCCGGTCTGCTTTGCCTGTTATCTGGCCTTCATGAACGATAACGATGCACGATGGCTCGCCTCGCATGGCCGCTGGATCATGCGCAAATTCCACCTGCGAAACTGGATAGCTCCGCTAAATGCCACTGCGGCCATCAAGGCGTTTTCGATTCAATCACCACAAGTCCAAACATCTCCAGCAACGGGTTATGCCCGGGTTGTTCGTCAGACAGGTCTTTGGGGAGCCTGCTGTGCCTGCCTCGCACTGATGGGGGTTGCCACGGAATATCAGGTCGATCGTTATGGCGTTCGTCGTCCTGAGGGGCCGATGGTTCTGGAGCCTATGGATCAGGCTGTGGCCAAGAAGTTTCTATCTCCGGCACCTAAGTTTCGCGAAGTGGATAAGTTTTTTGCGATCGACGTCGGCACTCTTCTGGTGGCCGATCAGCTTGCGATCCGCAAGCAGTACTATCAGATTGGCGAAACCATGATCGTCCAGTGCCAGCTTCTGCCACCCCACGAAGATATGTATCTCGAATGCCTGATCCTTAATGAAGAGGGGCAGATCGAAGGGGTGCAGGAACTGGTGGCCACTCGTGAAATGAACCGTGCGAACTTCAACTGGCCGCTCTGTGAAAATGTCCAGAGTGGTCGCCATCAGATCGTGATTCGCTCGGCAGGCCAGGAGATTGCCCGCCGAACATTCTTCGTCAATGGCGAGACTTGTGACGTGAAAAAGTAA
- a CDS encoding ligase-associated DNA damage response exonuclease has product MAGRSHNEYLLRPTAAGLYCEKGGFYIDPVAPVAKAIITHAHGDHATRGHASYISSSRGAALVRHRVGAHAKITSWEYGETYRMNDVLVSLHPAGHILGSAQVRIEWRSTRGTEVWVVTGDYRREPDPTCEPFEVIRCDTLITEATFARPQFVWPTTQSQLDRLEQWWQGNQQRGFASFLYVYALGKAQRILAALNPDCGPIFAPKVVRDISQIYRDAGVALPCERDPFVEMTPELWSRALIILPPSSKRPLMIPTAGSSATAFASGWMLDPEEQQRRQVDAGFVISDHPDHLEILRTVEETCARRVFATHGETGWLCETLNSRGIEAHDLDSLRVARGARPGESWWRPVNDQPQ; this is encoded by the coding sequence ATGGCAGGCAGATCCCACAACGAATATCTTTTGCGACCCACGGCAGCGGGTCTGTATTGCGAAAAGGGTGGATTCTACATCGATCCTGTGGCCCCGGTTGCCAAAGCGATCATTACCCATGCTCATGGCGATCACGCCACTCGCGGTCATGCCAGCTACATCTCCAGCAGTCGTGGAGCCGCACTGGTCAGGCACCGTGTCGGGGCACACGCCAAGATCACGAGTTGGGAGTACGGTGAAACTTATCGCATGAACGATGTCCTCGTTTCGCTGCATCCCGCCGGGCATATCCTGGGCTCGGCACAGGTTCGCATTGAATGGCGTAGCACACGAGGCACAGAGGTCTGGGTGGTGACCGGGGATTACCGGCGGGAACCTGATCCCACGTGTGAACCTTTTGAAGTGATCCGCTGCGATACGTTGATTACTGAGGCGACCTTTGCCCGTCCGCAATTTGTCTGGCCGACAACTCAGTCGCAGTTGGATCGACTGGAGCAATGGTGGCAAGGGAATCAACAGCGGGGTTTTGCCAGTTTTCTGTATGTATATGCACTCGGTAAGGCCCAACGGATACTGGCGGCACTGAACCCGGATTGCGGGCCGATTTTCGCCCCGAAAGTCGTGCGTGATATCAGCCAGATTTATCGGGATGCCGGAGTGGCTTTGCCCTGCGAGCGAGATCCGTTTGTCGAGATGACGCCGGAACTCTGGTCGCGGGCACTCATCATTTTGCCCCCTTCTTCGAAGCGACCGCTAATGATTCCCACAGCCGGATCATCGGCGACCGCGTTTGCTTCAGGTTGGATGCTCGATCCCGAGGAACAACAGCGGCGACAGGTGGATGCCGGGTTTGTGATTTCTGACCATCCGGATCATCTGGAAATTCTCCGGACTGTGGAAGAGACCTGTGCCCGCCGAGTGTTCGCCACTCATGGAGAAACAGGCTGGCTTTGTGAAACCCTGAATTCACGAGGAATCGAAGCCCACGATCTCGATTCTCTGCGTGTCGCACGCGGTGCCAGACCAGGAGAATCATGGTGGCGACCCGTGAACGACCAGCCCCAGTAG
- a CDS encoding type II secretion system F family protein, with protein MPEFQYVARELSGRQIVGTLSAQSEREALQSLAAKSLFTVKIAPVQSTQVEQRLASRRVPPRMLATLFSQMSDLLRAGVPLLRSIELLERQTKNQALKRVLEDVRSRVADGGRLADSMKEHPNAFNKLTVSIVHAGEEGGFLEDSLSRVAVFTEHQEELKSKVVAAMSYPLVLMVLGTIVVVGMIVFFVPGFEPMFDSMKQTGSLPWATTVLLAISNILQRWWWAVLLAIGAAIAGVQYGLATPEGQILLDKVKLRAPGIGYVTRSLGISRFCRVLGTLLHNGVPLLQALNIAKDATGNRVLSDAIAKAAENVSSGKTLAQPLAASKQFPTDVLEMIAVGEEANNLENVLIGVADKMEKATNRQLDLVVRLLEPLMLVVMAGAILFLLIALMLPIFQSSGVV; from the coding sequence ATGCCTGAGTTTCAGTATGTGGCCCGCGAACTTTCCGGTCGGCAGATCGTGGGAACGCTCTCAGCACAGAGCGAACGCGAAGCACTTCAGTCTCTGGCAGCCAAGAGCCTGTTCACAGTCAAGATTGCTCCCGTGCAATCGACTCAGGTCGAGCAGCGGTTGGCTTCTCGCCGGGTTCCTCCCCGCATGCTGGCGACGTTGTTCTCGCAGATGAGTGACCTGCTTCGAGCGGGTGTTCCACTCCTGAGATCGATCGAACTGCTGGAGCGGCAAACGAAAAATCAGGCACTCAAGCGCGTTCTCGAAGATGTGCGCAGTCGGGTCGCCGACGGTGGTCGTTTAGCCGACTCGATGAAAGAGCACCCGAACGCCTTCAATAAGCTCACTGTCAGCATTGTGCATGCTGGTGAAGAAGGGGGCTTTCTGGAAGATTCGCTTTCGCGAGTGGCGGTTTTCACCGAGCATCAGGAAGAATTGAAATCCAAAGTCGTCGCTGCGATGTCTTATCCGCTGGTTCTCATGGTGCTGGGAACAATTGTGGTCGTCGGGATGATTGTCTTCTTCGTTCCCGGCTTTGAGCCCATGTTCGATTCGATGAAGCAGACAGGCTCTTTGCCTTGGGCAACCACAGTTCTCCTGGCGATCAGTAACATCCTGCAGAGATGGTGGTGGGCTGTCCTGCTGGCGATTGGTGCCGCCATTGCCGGTGTGCAGTATGGTCTGGCCACACCCGAAGGACAGATCCTGCTCGATAAAGTGAAGCTGAGAGCTCCCGGCATTGGGTATGTCACCCGCAGTTTAGGGATTTCCCGCTTTTGCCGTGTCCTGGGAACATTGCTCCACAATGGTGTCCCCCTGCTTCAGGCGTTGAACATTGCCAAAGACGCTACTGGAAATCGAGTGCTGAGTGATGCCATCGCCAAGGCGGCTGAGAATGTCTCCAGTGGGAAAACACTGGCTCAGCCACTGGCCGCTTCGAAGCAGTTTCCCACGGATGTGCTGGAAATGATTGCCGTCGGCGAAGAAGCCAACAATCTGGAGAATGTGTTAATCGGCGTCGCAGACAAGATGGAAAAAGCCACGAACCGCCAACTGGATCTGGTCGTTCGGCTGCTGGAACCTCTGATGCTCGTGGTCATGGCTGGTGCGATTCTCTTCCTGTTGATCGCCCTTATGCTCCCCATCTTCCAGAGTTCTGGAGTGGTTTAA
- a CDS encoding STAS domain-containing protein has product MNEDLARMTHPNDDFRLEWHGNTVVITPTGNVEGMNWELIEQAAEVVLGPIREQHAAPMVVFDLAQMNYFGSVFLALLLRCHKNVRSRGGELVLCGLSETARELLKITALDTVWAIYDSKEAALKAVDN; this is encoded by the coding sequence ATGAATGAGGATCTCGCACGCATGACCCACCCCAATGACGACTTTCGTCTGGAATGGCATGGCAACACGGTTGTCATCACCCCGACAGGTAATGTCGAGGGCATGAACTGGGAATTGATTGAGCAGGCCGCCGAGGTTGTTCTTGGCCCGATTCGCGAGCAGCACGCTGCTCCGATGGTGGTTTTCGATCTGGCACAGATGAACTACTTTGGCAGTGTGTTTCTGGCACTGCTGCTGCGTTGCCATAAGAATGTGCGCAGCCGCGGTGGTGAACTGGTGCTCTGCGGCCTTTCGGAGACGGCTCGCGAACTCCTCAAAATCACGGCTCTCGATACTGTCTGGGCGATCTACGATTCCAAGGAAGCCGCCCTTAAGGCTGTCGATAACTAG
- the lpxK gene encoding tetraacyldisaccharide 4'-kinase, whose translation MNLSWIHGVQSGADRSLRARLLRSCLWVLSLGYGFVVLCRNVAYQTGWLRSRRLPAFVVSVGNITTGGTGKTPLVGWVVQALHELLLSEKPDNQAQIAILSRGYGATQAGSNDEKAVLDRICPGVPHLQNRQRARIAAEWLASLLPAQTLKRPAIVVDDGMQHRQLARDVELVVIDATHPFGYGYLLPRGMLREPLSQLMRADWFLVTRSEMVSQQQLSSLREKLLKFVPEDRILEVEFRPSRLINIQGETRSLSDLESVAYLPFCGIGNPTGFVQLLKHWLPAASAQMKGTLQIFDDHHHYTPPDLDELGLLANAHGARWLLTTMKDLVKIPQASSHGVEFWAVEIAPHFREGDERLRQYLKDRYESLNRSLVD comes from the coding sequence ATGAATCTGTCGTGGATCCATGGTGTGCAATCGGGAGCAGATCGCTCTTTGCGAGCGAGGTTGCTGCGTAGCTGCTTGTGGGTTCTGAGCCTCGGTTATGGGTTTGTCGTGCTGTGCCGCAATGTGGCTTATCAGACGGGCTGGCTGCGGAGCCGGCGATTACCGGCCTTTGTGGTGAGTGTGGGGAACATTACGACGGGAGGAACGGGAAAAACGCCTCTCGTGGGCTGGGTGGTGCAGGCCCTGCATGAACTTCTGCTGAGTGAAAAACCCGACAACCAGGCGCAAATCGCGATTTTGAGTCGAGGTTACGGAGCCACCCAAGCAGGATCGAATGACGAAAAAGCTGTGCTTGACCGGATCTGCCCCGGTGTCCCTCACCTGCAGAATCGGCAGCGGGCGAGAATTGCCGCCGAATGGTTGGCCTCGCTTCTTCCGGCTCAAACTCTGAAGAGGCCCGCCATTGTAGTCGATGATGGCATGCAGCATCGTCAACTGGCCCGTGATGTCGAACTGGTCGTCATCGACGCCACTCACCCGTTTGGATACGGCTATCTGTTGCCGCGAGGGATGTTGCGTGAACCACTTTCTCAATTGATGCGTGCCGACTGGTTTCTGGTCACTCGCAGCGAGATGGTGAGTCAACAACAATTGAGCAGCCTGCGGGAAAAGCTTCTGAAGTTTGTGCCCGAGGATCGCATTCTGGAGGTCGAATTTCGCCCCTCGCGATTGATCAATATCCAAGGCGAGACGAGATCGCTTTCGGATTTGGAATCGGTGGCTTATCTGCCATTCTGCGGCATCGGCAATCCGACAGGCTTTGTGCAGTTGCTCAAGCATTGGTTGCCTGCAGCCAGTGCGCAAATGAAGGGCACACTTCAGATTTTTGATGACCACCATCACTATACTCCACCAGATCTCGATGAACTGGGACTGCTCGCCAATGCCCATGGGGCCCGGTGGCTGCTGACAACCATGAAAGACCTTGTGAAAATTCCACAAGCTTCGAGCCATGGTGTGGAGTTCTGGGCCGTCGAGATTGCGCCACACTTCCGGGAAGGTGACGAACGATTACGGCAATATCTCAAAGATCGTTATGAGTCTCTCAATCGATCGCTGGTGGATTGA
- a CDS encoding DUF1559 domain-containing protein: MKKNRGFTLIELLVVIAIIAILIALLLPAVQQAREAARRTQCRNNLKQLGLSLHNYHDVFGTFVFRRGGTGGQWDAVPRNNNERRSGVISLLPYMDQAPLYNRIEAGDLTGTTNGGTAVGPGGNQAWTSGPGGGWSVWNVAVNGLQCPSDSFSGSVGCNNYMFSLGDSVNNAENLRDVRGLFGYASTFGVRDCTDGTSNTIAMAERCKGNQAPATNSNRRAITGTAMNKTGIAANPLQCRNLAVNGVYAAAENVKERAATCWTDGRLERSGFQTVLPPNGTSCAEGGDTNADSATAIITPTSFHTGGVHALMADGAVRFISENIDTGNLATGPATGNPSGPSPYGVWGALGTRAGGEVTNEF; this comes from the coding sequence ATGAAGAAAAACCGCGGATTTACGTTGATTGAACTCCTGGTTGTGATTGCGATCATCGCCATTTTGATTGCACTGCTTTTGCCGGCTGTGCAGCAGGCGCGGGAAGCGGCCCGTCGAACACAGTGCCGCAACAACCTCAAGCAGTTGGGGCTTTCGCTGCACAATTATCACGATGTTTTTGGCACGTTTGTCTTCCGCCGTGGTGGCACAGGTGGCCAGTGGGATGCAGTGCCCCGCAACAACAACGAACGCCGCAGTGGCGTGATCAGCCTGCTGCCTTACATGGATCAGGCACCACTCTATAATCGAATCGAAGCTGGCGACCTGACGGGAACCACCAATGGTGGCACAGCCGTGGGGCCTGGCGGTAATCAGGCATGGACTTCCGGCCCAGGTGGTGGCTGGTCGGTTTGGAACGTGGCTGTGAATGGCCTGCAGTGCCCGTCGGATTCCTTCTCGGGGAGTGTTGGTTGCAACAACTACATGTTCTCACTGGGTGATTCAGTCAACAATGCGGAGAATCTGCGAGATGTTCGCGGCCTGTTCGGTTATGCCAGCACCTTTGGAGTCCGCGATTGCACTGATGGCACCAGCAATACGATTGCGATGGCCGAGCGATGCAAGGGAAATCAGGCTCCTGCAACGAATAGTAATCGCCGCGCAATTACTGGTACTGCGATGAATAAGACAGGCATTGCTGCCAATCCTCTGCAGTGTCGTAATCTGGCAGTCAATGGTGTGTATGCCGCTGCGGAGAATGTCAAAGAACGCGCTGCGACATGCTGGACCGATGGTCGTCTCGAACGTTCCGGTTTTCAGACAGTGTTGCCACCCAACGGAACATCCTGTGCCGAAGGTGGAGATACCAATGCCGATTCCGCCACAGCCATTATCACTCCCACCAGTTTCCACACAGGTGGTGTGCATGCCCTGATGGCTGATGGCGCTGTTCGCTTTATCAGCGAGAACATCGATACCGGTAACCTGGCGACCGGCCCTGCGACGGGGAATCCCAGCGGTCCCAGCCCTTATGGTGTCTGGGGTGCTCTGGGAACACGCGCTGGTGGCGAAGTCACCAACGAGTTCTAA